The genomic interval CGGCGGATACCTGCAGGTTCCTATCGACGACCGCATGCCCCTGCCCGAAGATACCTACTATATCGATGACCTTATCGGACTGGACGTGTTCACCGACACCGGCAGGTATCTGGGGCAGATTGAGGAGGTCATCCTCAACCCCGCCAACGATATCTACCGTGTGGGCGAGATACTCATCCCTGCCGTCTCCGAGTTCGTGCGCGAGATTGACCTGGTAGCACGCCGGGTGACCATCCATCCCATCCCCGGCTTGCTGCCCGACGAAGAAGAGTAAGCCCATGCGCATCGATATCGTCACCATCTTTCCTGAGATGGTCGAGCCGGTCGTGCGATGCAGTATGCTGGCGCGCGGGCAGCAGGCAGGCGTTCTGGAGATAAACACCGTCGACCTGCGACAGTTCACCCACGACAAACACCATACCACCGACGATGCCCCTTTCGGCGGAGGCGCAGGAATGGTGATGAAGCCAGAACCCTTCTTCGAAGCAGTGGAGCACCTGCGCGAGCAAGCAGGTTGGGTGCCTGCCCGCATTGTGGTCACCACCCCACAGGGCAAACTGTTCCATCAGGCGATGGCGGTGGAGTTTGCGCAGGTGCCGCACCTGATTTTACTCTGTGGACACTACGAGGGCATCGACGAGCGAGTGTGCCAGCATCTGGCGACCGATGAGGTCTCCATTGGCGACTATGTGCTGACAGGCGGCGAGCTGCCCGCGCTGGTGATTGCCGATGCAGTGGCAAGGTTAGTGCCCGGTGTGCTGGGCAACCCCGAATCGTTACAGCAAGACAGCTTCGTGGATGGGCTGCTGGCGCCGCCGCAGTATACCCGCCCGGCAGAGTATCGCGGTTACCGCGTGCCCGGTGTGTTGCTATCCGGTCACCATGCCAACATCGCGCGGTGGCGTCGCCTGCAGAGGCTGTTGCGCACACGCGAACGCCGTCCCGACCTCTGGGAGAGGGTGCGGCTGACGGAAGAGGATTTGGAACTGCTGCGCGGAGCAGATGAACACTGCTCTTGAGCCTCTGCCCGGAAAACGAGCAGACCTTCTACCACTCTCGCTTTTCCAGCGAGGCGAACTTTCGGTCAAAATCCTTCTGTTTATGGTAGAGTGCATTACAACACTATAACTGTTTGTTCAATGCATATGATTCTTTTGAAAAAATCTTTCGAAAAAGCTTGACTTTTTTGGAGGAGACATCTATACTTGATGTAGAACAGTTCTATAACGCTTTGATGAACATTCGGTTGAAGAGGGTGCTCTGTGAGAGTCAAGCACGTGTGGATACGCCAGCAGGTGCTGGAGGAAATCCAGCAGGGGCGGTATGGCAGGCGTCTGCCAACAAAACAGCAACTGGCTGAGCGGTTTGGAGTGAGCGTGGGCACCATATCGCGTGCGCTGGATGCCCTGTGTCAGGAAGGATGGCTGGAGTATAAACGACGCGCTGGCATCTATGCGTGCGTTCCTTCTGTCCCCCGTGTCAAACAGATAGCCTTCGTGGTAAATGCACCTGCCGACGTGATGGAGCATACCTATCACGGACCCCTCTTCCGTGCTTTATGCGATGTGTGTGCTGAGGCGAAGATCAACCTGATGGCAGCTTTCATCCCTGCGTCGGAATGGCAACACTTGCCGGAGCGCTACCCGGGTACCGCTTTCTATGTAGTGGCACCTCCGGCTCCCAGCGTGGATGTGCTGACCTCCCTCTGGCAGCAGGGTATCTCTCTGGTGGCGGCTGGAGCATCATGGAGAGAGCCGGTAGCGTTTCCAACCATAGACAGCGACAATCGTGACGGCGCACGGCGCGGCGTAGAGTATCTGCTGCATCTGGGACACCGGCGTATCGCATACGTCAACGGCTCGGAGGACAGCACCAACTGCCGGGACCGTCTGGCAGGTTATCTGGACGCTCTGCGGGCGTGGGGCATCGAGGCGAAGCCTCAGTGGATTATCCGCCCCGATGATGATACTCATCTCTCGCCCTCTGCGCGCAACGCTCTGGTGGACCTGTTGCTCACGCCGGATCGCCCTACTGCCATCTTCTGTGCAGGCTATTTCCTCACGCTGGGCGTGATGTCAATTGCCGAGCAACTCGGCATTGCTAT from Bacillota bacterium carries:
- the rimM gene encoding ribosome maturation factor RimM (Essential for efficient processing of 16S rRNA) — protein: MRRAERDSWRTVGYISKPHGLQGEVCVYSLTDFPERFARGASLSLSLPDMPRITLHVAESRPFKGGYLVRFMEITTVEAADRLRGGYLQVPIDDRMPLPEDTYYIDDLIGLDVFTDTGRYLGQIEEVILNPANDIYRVGEILIPAVSEFVREIDLVARRVTIHPIPGLLPDEEE
- a CDS encoding substrate-binding domain-containing protein yields the protein MRVKHVWIRQQVLEEIQQGRYGRRLPTKQQLAERFGVSVGTISRALDALCQEGWLEYKRRAGIYACVPSVPRVKQIAFVVNAPADVMEHTYHGPLFRALCDVCAEAKINLMAAFIPASEWQHLPERYPGTAFYVVAPPAPSVDVLTSLWQQGISLVAAGASWREPVAFPTIDSDNRDGARRGVEYLLHLGHRRIAYVNGSEDSTNCRDRLAGYLDALRAWGIEAKPQWIIRPDDDTHLSPSARNALVDLLLTPDRPTAIFCAGYFLTLGVMSIAEQLGIAIPRQISVLGTDDPVSAQYLNPPLTTLRQPLYQMGRRAAQVLLENATRQSGRTVAHEKLPMELVTRASCAPPEEQIR
- the trmD gene encoding tRNA (guanosine(37)-N1)-methyltransferase TrmD; protein product: MRIDIVTIFPEMVEPVVRCSMLARGQQAGVLEINTVDLRQFTHDKHHTTDDAPFGGGAGMVMKPEPFFEAVEHLREQAGWVPARIVVTTPQGKLFHQAMAVEFAQVPHLILLCGHYEGIDERVCQHLATDEVSIGDYVLTGGELPALVIADAVARLVPGVLGNPESLQQDSFVDGLLAPPQYTRPAEYRGYRVPGVLLSGHHANIARWRRLQRLLRTRERRPDLWERVRLTEEDLELLRGADEHCS